ATATGACCAGCACCGGCATCAAGAGCCAGATTGGCATCAAGGTTTCGGGCCCCAACCTGGATTCTCTCCAGTTCATCGGAGGAAAAATAGAAGCCTTGCTCAAACAACTGCCTGAGACTTTAAGCGCGTTCGCAGAGCGGGTCGGGAACGGCAACTATATCGACTTCGCCGTCAACCGCGATGAGGCTGCGCGGTACGGAGTCACAGTGCAGGATATTGAGGATGTGCTGCAGGGCGCGGTCGGTGGAATGCCAATCGGACAAATCGTTTCCGGCGTTGAGCGATATCCGATTACGGTGAGGTATGCGCTCGAGATGCGTGATAATCCGGAAGAGCTGAAGCGTGTTTTGATACCGACCTCGTCCGGCGGGCAGATTCCTCTTGGAGAAGTCGCTGACCTATCCATCCACCAGGGGCCGATGTTTGTCAGGACCGAGGGAGTCGTGCCGACAATTTATGTCTTCATTGATGCCAATACTTCGGACATCGGCGGATATGTAAGCGAGGCGAAGCAATATCTTTCCGAGAACCTCAACCTTCCAGACGGCTACTTCGTGACATGGAGCGGCCAGTTCGAATTCATGCAGGAAGCCGCAAGAACCATGATGTATATTATTCCTGCCACGCTCGTGCTTATTTTCCTCATAATTTATTTGAACACCAGGTCAATGACGAAGACGTTGATCGTCATGCTTGCTGTGCCATTCTCGCTGGTGGGAGCGATCTGGTTTCTTTATCTGCTTGGCTACAACATAAGTGTCGCGGTTGCCGTCGGGATGATTGCGCTCGCCGGACTCGATGCCGAAACGGGCGTCGTCATGCTTCTTTATCTCGATATTGCATTCGACAAACTCAAGGCTGCAGGGAAGTCGCTGACATTGGAGAATCTCAAAGAAGCAATCTATGAAGGTGCGGTCAGGAGAGTGCGGCCCAAGATGATGACGGCGTCCGCAATTCTGGCCGGTCTAATCCCGATAATGTGGAGCACAGGTTCCGGTGCAGATGTAATGAAGCGGATTGCAGCACCGATGGTCGGCGGAGTTGTCACCAGCGTTCTTCTCGAGCTTGCAGTATATCCTGTTATTTACTATTTGTGGAGAAGAAGGGAACTGGAACGGAATAGTGGAGGGAAGTCGCCTTCCTTATGAAATTTCCGTCATGAAGATGAAAGCCAGAAAGTCAATGCAATTCAGGAATGGGTACTGGCCCGGTTCGAATGTTCCGGACGAGATAATAATTGTCATGGCAGCGTAAGCTGGTATCCAGAACCGAAGCTGGATTCCTGTTTTTGCCGGATCACCCGGGATCGAAACTGAGCCATTACCCCGAAACATAGTTGCAGAATGGCGCAGATTGCATTAACTTAGTCAGGGAAAGCGTCCACTTTAAGAGACGATAGTTTTTCTTGGGTCGATACTTGCGTCATCTTTTCTTAATAGAGCAAAATTTTATTTCGATAAGGAACAGTTCGCTAAACTCGAGACTTTGGACTAATCAGGAAAGTGACAAGTAAAGCGGAGGCTGCATTCATGGACGGAAGAAATCGGAAAACGGTATTATCTCCCTGGGTGCGGGGGATATTGCTGGCACTCATCAGCATCGGCCTCATCATTTGCGGAATTTTGTATTACCTGGCAGAAAGAAGCCAGATCAGGAGCCAGCGGTACGAGGAAATCGCTGCCATAACAAACCTGAAAGTCAGGGAGATTGACCGGTGGAGACTTGAGCGTCTCGCCGATGCACGTGTGCTTTCAAAAAGCCCGTTGACAAGACAGGCTATCCTTGACTTGATCAGAGCACGATCCAACATGCAGCTCCGGGCAACGGTAGAGAAACGATTGGCACTGGAACAGCGGCTTGGATTGTACGTCGATGCTTTCGTCGTCGATACGATCGGGCGGACGCGAATCTCGATTGGCGCGTCATCATCCACTGTCGATACTGCTGAAGAAGTGGCTCTACATGAGGCAGTCACTGAGCGGAAGACGGTGGTGACAGACCTGTTCCGCAGTGCTGACGGAAGAATACTCATCGATGCCATGGACGTCGTCCTCGACGAATCAGGACGCCCGGCCGCAGTGATTGTCCTGCGAAGCGATGCTGACAACTTTTTATATCCGCTCATAGATTTATGGCCGGTTCCGAGTCGTAGCGCTGAAACCATATTACTGGAAAAACAAGGGGATGAAATCATTTTCCTGAATAATCTGCTCTTCCGTCCCGGGAGTGCCCTTGAAATGCGTGTCCCTCTCAGCTCCAATATGCCCCTCGCTGTCCAGGCGGCCTCGGGAAAAGTCGGTATGTTTGAAGGAAAAGACTACCGAGGAAAGGATGTCCTCGCAGACCTTTCCGCAATTCCTGACACGCCATGGCTGATGGTCGCGAAAGTCGACGCAAGTGAAATCCTTGCCGAGGCGACTTATCGCGGCGGTGTAGTAATCCTGCTGGTAATTTTGTTCATAGTCCTTTCTATGGTGGCGACAGGTTATGCTTATCGGCGCAGCCAGGTCACAATCTATCGCGAGCTATATCAGGCAGAGACAGCGCTTCTTCAAAGCGAGGAGAGATTCCGCGGCCTCGTTGAAGGTTCGACATCGGCCATCTGGATCCACGACGGCAAGAATTTTCTTTACGCTAACCCTGCTGCCCTGCAAATCACTGGCTACAGTTTCGACGAGCTCTCCCATCTAAACGTAGAAGGGATCGTACATCCCGATTTTCGCAAATTTGTTATGGAGCAGGTGGAAAAACGAATTAAGGGAGGCGAAATTCCAAAGCAGTATGAATATCAAATAGTGAGAAAAAATGGAGAGGAAGTATGGATCGACTTCAGCGACGCCGTGATAGATTATCAAGGAAAGCAGGCGATAATAGCTTCGGCATACGACATCACCGATAGAAAGAGACTTGAAGAACAGCTTGTCCAGGCACAAAAGATGGAAGCTATTGGCAGGCTTGCCGGAGGAGTTGCCCATGATTACAATAACATGTTAGGAGTGATCATAGGATATACCGATCTTATCGCCATGAATGTGAAAAAAGACGATCCGATACGCCGCTATGTAGAATTGATCGCCTCCGCGTCTAAGCGGGGAGCAGACCTGACAAGACAGCTTCTTGCATTCGCAAGACGTGAAATGGTTTCGCCGAAGCCGATTGACCCGAACAAGGCGATCGATTCACTCCAAAAGATGCTCGGGAAACTGATAGGTGAAGATATAATGCTGAAATTCTTCCCGGGAAAAAATATATGGAATGTAAAAATAGATCCGACTCAGTTCGATCAGATCCTTATCAATCTTGCCACCAATGCGAGAGACGCGATAGATGGAGTAGGCGAAATCGTCGTTGAGACTTCAAACATTGTTGTCGATGAGGCATACACTAAGAACAAGATGGGCTTCGCTCCGGGCGAATATATGATGCTTATTTTCTCCGATAATGGTAAAGGGATGGATAGGGAGACCGTGAATAAGATATTCGAGCCGTTCTTCACCACGAAGGAGAGAGGTCGTGGAACGGGACTCGGGCTGTCAACTTTGTACGGAATCGTCGGTCAGAACGGAGGAAACATAGACGTTTTCAGCGAACCCGGTGAAGGCACGACGTTCAAGATTTACCTCCCGCGCTATCACGGAAAGTTGGAGGGGCCTGAGCCGGAGGGAGATGCTTCAGGTGTGGCCGGCAGCGAGACCATCCTCATAGTTGAAGACGAAGGAGAGCTTCTCGAATTGGCGAAGAACAGCCTGGAAGAGTACGGTTATAAGGTGCTGACTTCGTTGAGTCCGGAAAGGGGTATTTCGCTTTGCGAGACTTGTCAGGACAGAATACATTTGCTTTTGACGGATGTGGTCATGCCTGCGATGAATGGGAAGGAGCTTCGAGACCGGGTACGGATGATCAAGCCGGACATCAAGACTTTATTCATGTCTGGTTATACCGCTGAGATAATTGCGCATCGGGGAGTTCTCGAAGAGGACGTCGAGTTCATACAGAAGCCGTTCACGCCTTATGCGCTGGCAAAAAAAGTGCATGAGGTGCTGAACTCCTGAGCAGTTGGTTGCGGGGCCGGGACATTTCGGCAGGTATGGCATCTGCATTTGTCCATTTCATGTCCACAGAGATCATTGTTGCTCAATCAAGTGCCGTCAGCTACAGATTGTCTTCGACTCTGCATCGCCGCAAGGTGAACGATGTGATTCAAGAATATCTTAGACCACAGGGTAGCACTTTATCCAACGGGAAATTGGAAAGAAGAGTTCGCTAGCATAAATTGTAATAAATGAAAAGAATAAATCTATTCCCTGTTTTACAATCCGGGACCAAGGAATTTTCGGAAAGACTAAAAAAAATAAAAAGCAGAAATTTTACTCTGGACGAAGAACTGATTTCCACGGTAAGTGAGATTATCTCCACTGTTCGCGCGGACGGTGATTCAGCGCTGATAAAATTCACCAAAGAATTCGACGGCGTTGAGTTGAAAGGTATAAAAGTGCCGAAAGCGGAAATCGACAAGGCGAAATCCAACGTCAGCGAAATGATGCTGGAGATTATGCGCGAGGCTGCAAATAACGTCAGATCGTTCCACGAAAAGCAAAAACAAAATTCGTGGATTGAGCAAAGAAGCGACGGGAGTATACTCGGCCAGCGGATTGTGCCGCTTGACAGAGTGGCGATGTATGTCCCGGGCGGGACTGCCGCCTATCCGTCTACCGTCATCATGAATGCGGTTCCCGCACAGGTTGCAGGCGTACGAGAAATTTATGTGATGACGCCGCCGAATAAAGACGGTTCTGTTAATCGGCTTGTCCTCGCGGCTTGCAGCTTGCTCGGGATAGAAAACGTGTATTCAGTCGGCGGAGCCCAGGCGATAGCCGCGGCGGCTTATGGGACACAGACCATCAAAAAGGCAGACAAAATTGTCGGACCGGGAAATATTTATGTGGCCGCAGCAAAGAAAATAGTATTCGGCGATGTCGGCATCGACATGATCGCCGGACCGAGCGAAGTTGTAGTGTTTGCGGACTCATCGGCAAATGCGAATCACATTGCCGCGGATTTGCTTGCCCAGGCAGAGCATGACAAAAATGCGGCTGCGGTTTTAGTTACCACCGATAAAGGTTTGGCGAAAAAGACTCAAAAGAAAATTTGCGACTTTGTTCCTGATTTGGCCAGAAAAGAAATCACGGAGGAGTCAATCAAACGAAACGGAGCCGCTTTTGTCGTAAAAGATGTCTCCGAAGCGGTGTCGTTGATCAATGAGATAGCGCCGGAACATCTCGAGATTGTTGCGGATAACGAATGGGAAATATTAGGGAAGATTAAGAATGCTGGAGCAGTGTTTCTCGGAACATATTCACCCGAACCCGTCGGCGACTATTTTGCAGGACCGAGCCACGTCCTTCCGACCGGCGGAACAGCCAGGTTTTCATCGGTCTTGAGTGTGGATTCTTTCTTGAAACGATCAAGTGTTATCCGTTATTCAAAAAATTCATTCGAGCGTGATTCAACTAAGATAAGAATCTTTGCCGAGAACGAAGGACTCACAGCTCACGCTCTTTCAATAAAGACAAGGGAAAAAATTGGGCGCAAAATCTAATTTCAAAAGAAGCGTTCTCGAATTATCGCCATATAATGTTTCCGGCCATCCCGCAAAAATCAAGCTGAACCAGAACGAAAGCCCTTACGATATTCCTTCCGAGCTGAAAAAAGAAATCATCGAGGAATTTCTCAGGATAGGATGGAATAGATATCCGGAAGTTTTCTCGACGTCGCTGCCGAAAAAATTCTCAGATCTCTACGATCTCCCAGAGCAATCGTTTATCGCTGCAAACGGGTCGAACGAATTAATTTACACGGTGGGGATGTCGATCGTAAAAGAAGGAGTCGATGTATTAATACCGCAGCCGACGTTTTATTTGTTTGAAAAAGTCGCGAAGATCCTCGAAGGAAACATAATCAGAGTCTATTCGAATTCCGATTTGACGTTTGATGAGAACGGAATATTGGAACATGCTCGTCGAATGCAGAATGGACTCGTGATAATAAGCTCCCCTAATAATCCGACGGGAAAATCGGCATCGCGCGAATTCATAATAGAACTTCTTAAGTCCACGGGCGCCATGGTGTTGATAGATGAAGCCTATATAGAATTTTCCGAACATCAGAGCAGTATAGCTCTGACGAAATCTTTTAAAAATCTTGTTGTGCTGAGGACATTTTCCAAAGCTTTCAGTCTTGCCGGGCTTCGAATCGGCTATTTGACAGCGGATCCGGAAACCGCATCCCAGATATTGAAGGTGAAGATACCCTTTACGGTAAATCCACTTTCCGAATTCACTGCGCTTAAGCTCCTCGAACACCGATCCCTTTTTGAGGAGCGCGTAACTTTTTTGAAGAAACAGAAAGTCTCGATGATGGATGCGTTGAGGAAGATCGACGAGGTCGAGGTGGTCGATTCGGACTCCAACTTCTTCTTGTTTGCGACCAGACTCTCTGCAAAGGATATGTTCGAGGATTTGTTAGAGCGGCAGAGCGTGCTGATTCGGGATGTCTCTTCCTATCCGCTTCTCGAAAAATATCTTCGTGTCAACGTAGGCTCAAGAGAAGAGAGCGAATATTTTGTTGAGTCGCTGCACAGATGTTTAGGACGAAAGATCAAAAAGCAAAATCTGAGAGTCAAAATTCAATAGGATGCAATTCCGAACTTGTTTCTAAAATTTCCGGTATTTGTTCATTTGTATAACGTAGACTATATTTAATTGTCATGGTTGCTCCTCTAGTATATTTCTTAGACGATGATGATAACATAATTAAGCTGGTCAAGTACGGGCTGCGCAACGAGCAGTTCAATGTCAAGTACTTTAATCACCCCAATGCTCTTGTCGATGCAATAAAGATGGAATATCCGGACGTCGTGATCAGCGATGTCATGATGCCGGAGATCGACGGAATCGAACTTATTGATAAGATGCGCGGACTTGCGCGATTGATGCCGGTAATTCTGGTCACCGCGAGAGCCGCCGTGGACACTGCCGTGCGTGCCATGAAGGCGGGAGCTTTCGAGTATCTTACGAAACCGATCAACTTTGACGAGTTGAAGCTTGCTATCGGTCGTGCGGTCGAAGTCGGCCACCTGCGAACCGAGGTGGCGGAGATGAAGTCGGGATTCAAGTCTCGCTACTCTTTCGACAACCTCATCGGGGAGAGCGAGCCGATGACGGCCATGCGCGAGTTCATCAAACGAGTCGCGAATGTGACCGAGGCGGTTATCCTGATGCGGGGCGAAAGTGGTGTGGGGAAGAATCTTGTGGCGCGCGTGATCCATTATACCAGTCCCATCGCTGAAAAAAGGTATCTTGAAATAAACTGTGCGTCGCTGCCGTCAAATTTGCTCGAAGCTGAATTATTCGGTTATGAAAAGGGCGCATTCACAGATGCAAAGACCTCAAAAAAAGGCCTGCTCGAGGTGGCGAGCGGCGGAACGGTCCTGCTCGATGAAATCACAAGCATGGATCTTGGACTTCAAGCGAAGTTCTTATCGTTTATCGAGAACAGGAGAATCAGGAGAGTAGGAGGACTTGAGGAAATTCCCGTAGACCTCCGCGTGATTTCGGCAACGAACTCAAATCTGGAGGCGGACGTTGCAAGCGGCAAGTTCAGGAGTGATCTGTTTTATCGAATAAATGTTGTGTCCCTGGCGGTCCCGCCGCTTCGCGAACGAGACAAGGACGTAATTTTAATCGGCAGAAGATTCATCGACGACTTCAACATAAAATTCAAGAAGCATGTGAAGGGATTTACGACTTCTGCAGAACGCAAACTCCTCTCGCATGACTGGCCCGGAAACGTCCGTGAACTGCGGAACGTCGTAGAGCGCGCCATGATATTTGCCGAGAAGGAATACATCGACGGGGATGAGATCGCCTTGACAAGCATCGGTGCGCAAGTTGCCGGTCAGTCCGACGGTCTTCACCTGCAGAAAGGGCTGACGCTTGATCAGGTCGAAGGAGAATATTTAAAGAAGGTCCTGGAGTGGAACAACTTCAACCTGGAGGCGACGGCAAACCAGCTCGGTGTTACAAGAAAAACTTTGTGGGAGAAGCGCAAGAAATACGGGCTGTTAAATTAAGCTGTTAATCAAAGCCAAGAATTTTTCTTTCTCTACCTGCCAATTCAAAACACCCGCCGCTCTGTTGCAATTTCCAACGAGATCTTGGTAATGTTCCTCGTGGCTCGTCATTTCTAAGATTTTCTCTGCCGTATCGGATAAATTTTCCGGATCGACTATCTCACCGATCTGAAATTTGCTCACAATACCCGCCATCTCAGGGAAATTCGGCACAATTACCGGAAGTCCCGCCGAAATGAATTGGAAGAGCTTGTTCGGAAGGGCGAGGTAATGACAAAGCCCCGAATTTTCCATCAGGTAAATTCCGAGCGTTGCTTTAGAAAGCTCATCAATTACTTCCGAGTTTCTTAATTTTCCAATAAAGTGGACCCTACCGGATAGATTCAATGCAGCTGTAAATTCCTCGAGTTCCCCACGAAGCTTACCGTCGCCGATTAACTTCAATTCGTACCTTTCCGGCAGAAGTGTCAACAATCTTATCAGATTGCACAAACCTCTCCCTCCCTGAAAGCCTCCGGAAAATGCCAGGGTGACTTTGTTGAGTGACCGTTCGCCAAATGCCGGCGCGCGTTTGACGTCGGGAACGTTCATGATCACCGTCGTCGGCTTTCGCCACTTTGTTTCGAGAATATCTGCAATAGATTTGTTTACGGTCAGGACATGGTCGACATATTTTATCGAGATTT
The nucleotide sequence above comes from Candidatus Acidiferrales bacterium. Encoded proteins:
- a CDS encoding glycosyltransferase, with the protein product MSSAERDPAHAGLDVLILVSSDPRYDSRSSKYLHSLLDAGFDARLVGISSDGEEEIGETLVRLPMAHVSGKKFFLQFYQRAIPEMRRSRAKIIIAGDLFSLLPAVANKRRYSSKSTLPTKNGSSVKLIYDSKELYEHLPSLKTKRSSFMFWNLVEKISIKYVDHVLTVNKSIADILETKWRKPTTVIMNVPDVKRAPAFGERSLNKVTLAFSGGFQGGRGLCNLIRLLTLLPERYELKLIGDGKLRGELEEFTAALNLSGRVHFIGKLRNSEVIDELSKATLGIYLMENSGLCHYLALPNKLFQFISAGLPVIVPNFPEMAGIVSKFQIGEIVDPENLSDTAEKILEMTSHEEHYQDLVGNCNRAAGVLNWQVEKEKFLALINSLI
- a CDS encoding PAS domain S-box protein, with product MDGRNRKTVLSPWVRGILLALISIGLIICGILYYLAERSQIRSQRYEEIAAITNLKVREIDRWRLERLADARVLSKSPLTRQAILDLIRARSNMQLRATVEKRLALEQRLGLYVDAFVVDTIGRTRISIGASSSTVDTAEEVALHEAVTERKTVVTDLFRSADGRILIDAMDVVLDESGRPAAVIVLRSDADNFLYPLIDLWPVPSRSAETILLEKQGDEIIFLNNLLFRPGSALEMRVPLSSNMPLAVQAASGKVGMFEGKDYRGKDVLADLSAIPDTPWLMVAKVDASEILAEATYRGGVVILLVILFIVLSMVATGYAYRRSQVTIYRELYQAETALLQSEERFRGLVEGSTSAIWIHDGKNFLYANPAALQITGYSFDELSHLNVEGIVHPDFRKFVMEQVEKRIKGGEIPKQYEYQIVRKNGEEVWIDFSDAVIDYQGKQAIIASAYDITDRKRLEEQLVQAQKMEAIGRLAGGVAHDYNNMLGVIIGYTDLIAMNVKKDDPIRRYVELIASASKRGADLTRQLLAFARREMVSPKPIDPNKAIDSLQKMLGKLIGEDIMLKFFPGKNIWNVKIDPTQFDQILINLATNARDAIDGVGEIVVETSNIVVDEAYTKNKMGFAPGEYMMLIFSDNGKGMDRETVNKIFEPFFTTKERGRGTGLGLSTLYGIVGQNGGNIDVFSEPGEGTTFKIYLPRYHGKLEGPEPEGDASGVAGSETILIVEDEGELLELAKNSLEEYGYKVLTSLSPERGISLCETCQDRIHLLLTDVVMPAMNGKELRDRVRMIKPDIKTLFMSGYTAEIIAHRGVLEEDVEFIQKPFTPYALAKKVHEVLNS
- the hisC gene encoding histidinol-phosphate transaminase, with the translated sequence MGAKSNFKRSVLELSPYNVSGHPAKIKLNQNESPYDIPSELKKEIIEEFLRIGWNRYPEVFSTSLPKKFSDLYDLPEQSFIAANGSNELIYTVGMSIVKEGVDVLIPQPTFYLFEKVAKILEGNIIRVYSNSDLTFDENGILEHARRMQNGLVIISSPNNPTGKSASREFIIELLKSTGAMVLIDEAYIEFSEHQSSIALTKSFKNLVVLRTFSKAFSLAGLRIGYLTADPETASQILKVKIPFTVNPLSEFTALKLLEHRSLFEERVTFLKKQKVSMMDALRKIDEVEVVDSDSNFFLFATRLSAKDMFEDLLERQSVLIRDVSSYPLLEKYLRVNVGSREESEYFVESLHRCLGRKIKKQNLRVKIQ
- a CDS encoding sigma-54 dependent transcriptional regulator, whose product is MVAPLVYFLDDDDNIIKLVKYGLRNEQFNVKYFNHPNALVDAIKMEYPDVVISDVMMPEIDGIELIDKMRGLARLMPVILVTARAAVDTAVRAMKAGAFEYLTKPINFDELKLAIGRAVEVGHLRTEVAEMKSGFKSRYSFDNLIGESEPMTAMREFIKRVANVTEAVILMRGESGVGKNLVARVIHYTSPIAEKRYLEINCASLPSNLLEAELFGYEKGAFTDAKTSKKGLLEVASGGTVLLDEITSMDLGLQAKFLSFIENRRIRRVGGLEEIPVDLRVISATNSNLEADVASGKFRSDLFYRINVVSLAVPPLRERDKDVILIGRRFIDDFNIKFKKHVKGFTTSAERKLLSHDWPGNVRELRNVVERAMIFAEKEYIDGDEIALTSIGAQVAGQSDGLHLQKGLTLDQVEGEYLKKVLEWNNFNLEATANQLGVTRKTLWEKRKKYGLLN
- the hisD gene encoding histidinol dehydrogenase, with the protein product MKRINLFPVLQSGTKEFSERLKKIKSRNFTLDEELISTVSEIISTVRADGDSALIKFTKEFDGVELKGIKVPKAEIDKAKSNVSEMMLEIMREAANNVRSFHEKQKQNSWIEQRSDGSILGQRIVPLDRVAMYVPGGTAAYPSTVIMNAVPAQVAGVREIYVMTPPNKDGSVNRLVLAACSLLGIENVYSVGGAQAIAAAAYGTQTIKKADKIVGPGNIYVAAAKKIVFGDVGIDMIAGPSEVVVFADSSANANHIAADLLAQAEHDKNAAAVLVTTDKGLAKKTQKKICDFVPDLARKEITEESIKRNGAAFVVKDVSEAVSLINEIAPEHLEIVADNEWEILGKIKNAGAVFLGTYSPEPVGDYFAGPSHVLPTGGTARFSSVLSVDSFLKRSSVIRYSKNSFERDSTKIRIFAENEGLTAHALSIKTREKIGRKI